In Blautia sp. SC05B48, a single genomic region encodes these proteins:
- a CDS encoding substrate-binding domain-containing protein produces MRKKYICILVAVIGVCSLSGCGSSAKKTEEEQVTIGVVTKSKSSEYWLSVCDGMEDAAEKYHADVVILSPDSETEEEVQKNMIRDLLKTDIQAMAVSPIDSYECEDYLNFAREKGISVYACDTPIEDSEIPYIGIDNEKLGYELGEQLAKALDHKGKIGVIAGDFKQAGHRMRVAGFEKYMEKEPGITIEMVRNGYSNMRVSQKDVDEILVKYPDLNGIMTTSAVTALGLSEATEGREISIVSVDAQEDALKAVQDGRIVALGAQSGYQIGYETIRYIVKDLEGEGTGENEILDSQVLTEENIDTYMKDDGHSHP; encoded by the coding sequence ATGAGAAAAAAGTATATCTGTATTCTGGTGGCAGTCATAGGAGTTTGCAGCCTTTCCGGATGCGGGTCTTCTGCAAAGAAAACAGAAGAAGAGCAGGTAACGATCGGTGTTGTTACAAAATCTAAAAGCAGTGAATATTGGTTGTCTGTCTGCGACGGAATGGAAGATGCGGCAGAAAAATATCATGCAGATGTGGTGATTCTGTCTCCGGATTCCGAAACAGAAGAAGAGGTTCAGAAAAATATGATCCGGGATCTTCTGAAAACCGATATCCAGGCGATGGCAGTTTCTCCTATAGATTCCTATGAATGCGAAGATTATTTAAATTTCGCAAGAGAAAAGGGGATTTCTGTATATGCCTGTGATACTCCCATAGAGGATTCAGAAATCCCTTATATTGGAATTGACAATGAAAAACTAGGCTATGAGCTGGGCGAGCAGCTTGCAAAGGCTCTGGATCATAAAGGAAAGATTGGCGTGATCGCCGGTGATTTTAAGCAGGCTGGACACCGGATGCGTGTTGCCGGATTTGAAAAATATATGGAAAAAGAGCCTGGGATCACCATTGAAATGGTTCGGAACGGATACAGCAATATGCGGGTTTCCCAGAAGGATGTGGATGAGATCCTGGTGAAGTATCCGGATCTTAACGGAATCATGACCACAAGTGCAGTGACGGCCCTGGGACTTTCAGAGGCAACTGAAGGACGGGAGATTTCTATTGTTTCCGTAGATGCTCAGGAAGATGCCTTGAAAGCGGTTCAGGATGGGCGTATCGTGGCGCTTGGCGCGCAGTCCGGTTATCAGATCGGTTATGAAACCATCCGGTATATTGTGAAGGATCTGGAGGGAGAGGGAACAGGAGAAAATGAGATTCTGGATTCCCAGGTGCTTACCGAAGAAAATATTGATACATATATGAAGGATGACGGACATTCTCATCCCTGA
- a CDS encoding iron-containing alcohol dehydrogenase, whose protein sequence is MAREFIVPGEIISGSGALDMAEDALKLLGKKALIVTDKVMIDLGNCAKVEKALTNQGIAYSIYSDICGEPTDTMIEKGLQIYKDENCDFLVALGGGSPIDSMKAIGSLVVNGGSISDYMGKVIDVKMPPMAAIPTTAGTGSEATQFTIITDTKKDIKMLLKGKVLMPDLAIIDPQFTMTAPPKITAATGLDALCHCVEAYTSRKAQTLSDTFAVSAVKRIFKYLPVAYKDGKNEEARVQMSVAALEAGIAFNNASVTIIHGMSRPIGALFHVAHGLSNAMLLKECLTFALPGAYDRFGALGRDIGVADATDSDQEAAEKFLKAVESLVNELDTPTLEQFGINKEEFFNVIEKMAHDAMDSGSPQNTMRDVTEEEVKEIYRKLW, encoded by the coding sequence ATGGCAAGAGAATTTATTGTACCTGGAGAAATTATTTCCGGTTCCGGAGCACTGGACATGGCAGAAGACGCACTGAAACTCCTTGGTAAAAAAGCTCTGATCGTAACCGATAAAGTAATGATCGACCTGGGAAATTGTGCAAAAGTTGAGAAGGCGCTGACAAATCAGGGCATTGCATACAGCATTTATTCTGACATCTGCGGTGAGCCAACAGATACCATGATCGAAAAAGGCTTACAGATCTATAAAGATGAGAACTGTGACTTCCTGGTAGCTCTGGGAGGCGGAAGCCCCATTGACTCCATGAAAGCCATCGGCTCACTGGTAGTAAACGGTGGAAGCATTTCCGACTACATGGGAAAAGTGATCGATGTAAAGATGCCGCCAATGGCGGCGATCCCTACCACAGCAGGAACGGGATCTGAGGCAACACAGTTCACGATTATCACGGATACCAAAAAAGACATCAAGATGCTTCTTAAAGGCAAAGTTCTCATGCCGGATCTTGCCATTATCGACCCACAGTTTACTATGACTGCACCTCCAAAGATCACAGCAGCAACAGGTCTTGATGCACTTTGCCACTGTGTGGAAGCTTATACATCCAGAAAAGCACAGACACTTTCCGATACTTTTGCAGTATCTGCAGTAAAGAGGATCTTTAAATATCTTCCGGTTGCATATAAAGACGGAAAGAATGAAGAAGCTCGTGTACAGATGTCTGTCGCTGCTCTTGAGGCAGGAATCGCATTTAACAATGCATCTGTTACCATTATCCATGGAATGAGCCGTCCGATCGGAGCACTGTTCCATGTAGCACACGGACTTTCCAATGCCATGCTTCTGAAGGAGTGCCTTACCTTTGCGCTTCCCGGAGCATACGACAGATTCGGAGCGTTGGGACGTGATATTGGTGTGGCGGATGCAACTGATTCTGATCAGGAAGCAGCTGAGAAATTCCTGAAAGCAGTAGAGTCACTTGTAAATGAACTGGATACTCCGACTCTGGAGCAGTTCGGTATCAATAAAGAAGAGTTCTTCAACGTCATCGAAAAAATGGCACATGATGCCATGGACAGTGGAAGTCCTCAGAATACCATGCGTGATGTAACAGAAGAGGAAGTAAAAGAAATCTACAGAAAACTCTGGTAA
- a CDS encoding 5-deoxy-glucuronate isomerase, with the protein MSKVFGYPEYDEKGEKILTTYDNEYKAMMMDIRVYRMKAGETRTFLREGEETAVLLLSGNITYKWNGNEAAATRKDVFTEGPWCVHGCTGTEIAVVANAESQILVQCTKNEKDFGARLYKPEDAPWGYSSVGKFGNVAKRRVNTIFDHDISPESNMVLGEVLNDRGNWSGYLPHRHPQPETYFFKFDHPEGFGASFVGDQVFKSTDESFSAIPGGELHPQAVAPGYQMYTCWMIRHIDGNPWLQTDRCEDERYTWLHDAEF; encoded by the coding sequence ATGAGTAAAGTATTTGGTTATCCTGAATATGACGAAAAAGGTGAAAAGATTCTTACAACATACGATAATGAGTACAAGGCCATGATGATGGACATCCGTGTTTACCGTATGAAGGCAGGGGAGACAAGAACATTTTTAAGAGAGGGTGAGGAGACAGCAGTTCTCCTCCTTTCCGGAAATATCACCTATAAATGGAACGGAAACGAAGCAGCAGCAACCAGAAAAGATGTGTTCACAGAGGGACCTTGGTGCGTTCATGGATGTACAGGAACTGAGATCGCAGTTGTGGCAAATGCGGAGTCACAGATCCTTGTCCAGTGCACAAAGAATGAGAAAGATTTCGGTGCAAGGCTTTACAAACCGGAAGACGCTCCATGGGGATATTCCAGTGTAGGAAAATTCGGAAACGTGGCAAAGAGAAGAGTAAATACGATTTTTGATCACGACATTTCACCGGAATCCAATATGGTACTTGGTGAGGTTCTCAATGACAGAGGAAACTGGTCCGGATACCTGCCGCACAGACACCCGCAGCCTGAGACATACTTCTTCAAATTTGATCATCCGGAGGGATTCGGAGCAAGCTTTGTCGGTGACCAGGTATTTAAGAGCACAGATGAGAGCTTTTCCGCAATTCCAGGAGGAGAGCTTCATCCGCAGGCAGTTGCACCTGGATATCAGATGTATACATGCTGGATGATCCGCCACATTGACGGAAATCCGTGGCTGCAGACAGACCGTTGCGAGGATGAGAGATATACCTGGCTTCATGACGCCGAGTTTTAA
- the iolD gene encoding 3D-(3,5/4)-trihydroxycyclohexane-1,2-dione acylhydrolase (decyclizing) produces MAKTVRMTTAQAIVKFLDNQYVSMDGVETKFVEGFFTIFGHGIAVGLGEALDTNPGQLKVLQGRNEQGMCHVATAFAKQSNRKKIIACASSIGPGAANMVTACATATVNNIPLLVFPADTFASRQPDPVLQQLEQSSSLAISTNDAFKPVCKYWDRITRPEMVMTALINAMRVLTDPAETGACCIALCQDVEGESFDFPEYFFKKRVHRITRPVAVEEELEDVAEIIAGAKKPLIVVGGGVRYSEAGEAVEKFCEEFKIPFGETQAGKSACQSGNPYCLGGIGVTGTYASNIIGKDADVVISIGSRMSDFTTSSKHLFQNEDVQFVSINNCRFHAYKMDAVKAVGDAKATVEALAEKLRARGYKSAYTDEIEKAKAAWDKEMERLGSIEYTGDDFEPLIKARDPRTIPEYVKLTNGKITQTAALAAINRTIDKDATIITAGGSLPSCMQRMWRTDKRGGYHAEYGYSCMGYEVAATLGVKFAEPDNEVYCVVGDSSFQMLHSEIMTIMQERQKVNIMVFDNCGFGCINNLEMNHGIGSLATEFRYTDGKKPTGDLIPVDYAKIGEGYGLKTYTCRTIQELVDALEDAKKQEIACLFDLKVIPKTMTDGYESWWDVGIATTSEKESVRKACEGVMKGREEARLY; encoded by the coding sequence ATGGCAAAGACAGTAAGAATGACAACTGCACAGGCAATTGTAAAATTCCTGGATAATCAGTATGTTTCCATGGACGGAGTGGAGACAAAATTTGTAGAAGGATTTTTCACGATCTTCGGACACGGTATTGCTGTAGGACTTGGCGAGGCGCTGGATACAAATCCGGGACAGCTGAAGGTTCTTCAGGGAAGAAATGAGCAGGGTATGTGCCACGTTGCTACCGCTTTTGCAAAACAGAGCAACCGCAAAAAAATCATTGCATGCGCTTCCTCCATTGGACCTGGAGCTGCAAACATGGTAACAGCATGTGCAACAGCAACTGTAAACAACATTCCGCTTCTTGTATTCCCGGCAGATACTTTTGCATCCCGCCAGCCTGACCCGGTTCTCCAGCAGCTGGAGCAGAGCAGCAGCCTTGCTATCAGTACGAACGATGCATTCAAACCGGTCTGCAAATACTGGGACAGAATCACAAGACCGGAGATGGTTATGACAGCTCTGATCAACGCAATGAGAGTTCTTACAGATCCGGCTGAAACAGGTGCATGCTGCATCGCACTTTGCCAGGATGTTGAGGGTGAGTCCTTTGACTTCCCGGAGTACTTCTTCAAGAAGAGAGTACACAGGATCACAAGACCGGTTGCAGTAGAGGAAGAGCTTGAAGATGTGGCAGAGATCATCGCAGGAGCAAAGAAGCCGCTTATCGTTGTTGGTGGTGGTGTCCGTTACTCAGAAGCTGGAGAAGCTGTTGAGAAATTCTGCGAGGAATTCAAGATCCCATTCGGCGAGACACAGGCCGGAAAGAGTGCCTGCCAGTCCGGCAATCCATACTGCCTTGGCGGTATCGGTGTAACAGGAACCTATGCTTCCAATATCATCGGTAAAGACGCAGACGTGGTAATTTCTATCGGTTCAAGAATGTCTGACTTTACAACAAGCTCCAAGCATCTGTTCCAGAATGAGGATGTTCAGTTTGTAAGCATCAACAACTGCAGATTCCACGCATACAAGATGGATGCAGTAAAAGCTGTGGGCGATGCAAAAGCTACCGTAGAAGCACTTGCGGAGAAGCTTCGTGCAAGAGGATATAAATCTGCATATACAGATGAGATCGAGAAAGCAAAAGCTGCATGGGATAAAGAAATGGAGCGCCTTGGAAGTATTGAGTACACAGGAGATGATTTTGAGCCGCTGATCAAGGCAAGAGATCCTCGTACAATCCCGGAATATGTAAAGCTTACAAACGGAAAGATCACACAGACAGCAGCACTTGCAGCGATCAACAGAACTATCGACAAAGATGCAACCATCATCACAGCAGGCGGTTCCCTTCCAAGCTGTATGCAGCGTATGTGGAGAACAGACAAACGTGGCGGATATCACGCAGAGTACGGATATTCCTGTATGGGATATGAGGTTGCCGCTACCCTTGGTGTGAAATTTGCAGAGCCGGATAACGAAGTATATTGTGTGGTTGGAGACTCCAGTTTCCAGATGCTCCACAGTGAGATCATGACTATCATGCAGGAGAGACAGAAAGTCAATATCATGGTATTTGATAACTGCGGATTTGGCTGCATTAACAACCTTGAGATGAATCACGGAATCGGAAGCCTTGCAACGGAGTTCCGTTATACAGACGGCAAGAAACCGACCGGAGACCTGATCCCTGTAGATTATGCAAAGATTGGCGAAGGCTATGGTCTGAAGACTTATACCTGCCGCACTATCCAGGAACTGGTAGATGCTCTGGAAGATGCCAAAAAGCAGGAGATTGCATGCCTCTTTGATCTGAAGGTTATCCCGAAGACCATGACAGACGGATATGAGTCCTGGTGGGATGTAGGAATCGCAACAACATCTGAGAAAGAAAGTGTAAGAAAGGCCTGCGAGGGAGTTATGAAAGGCCGTGAAGAGGCAAGACTGTACTAA
- a CDS encoding MFS transporter, which translates to MEKKKLSVSTGLCYAGGDVGCNIVFGMIGTLLTLFYTDYVGISAATVGLVMLLSRCFDGFSDLVMGVIVERTNSKWGKSRPWLLWMSIPFALSAVLLFTVPRTTGMLQFLYLFVTYNFCTTICYTAINLPYGSLSSMMIRESAERDKLSVLRMGLSPIGKIVAATCTLPLVKLLGNDQAAWIKVMSVWAVLALALLLLCFFKCEEKVQIEARKKDEKLPIPTMLKALFANQYFWAVMLLWTVQSVSFTITGTILPYYCKYIFNNDTWMYSALFLTETLVLVVGIFICSPLIKKFGKRNIAFVGGFVALGGQILFFLNPYSFGFMVMSCVTRAIGLAPLNAVVFSMVGDVVEFGQWKNHIRQESLIFAGGSIGTKVGAGLASAVITGLLSSSGYVSSSAGITAQPETALEMIVSLYKFGPILIAAVIIVTLFGYKLDKMYPAIMQELTEREAHGQL; encoded by the coding sequence ATGGAGAAGAAAAAACTTTCGGTATCAACAGGGCTGTGTTATGCTGGAGGAGATGTAGGATGTAATATCGTGTTCGGAATGATCGGAACACTGCTGACGCTGTTTTACACAGATTATGTAGGGATAAGCGCAGCAACAGTAGGACTGGTAATGTTACTTTCCAGATGCTTTGATGGATTTTCCGATCTGGTCATGGGTGTCATTGTAGAGAGGACCAATTCCAAATGGGGAAAATCAAGACCCTGGCTTCTGTGGATGAGCATTCCGTTTGCGCTGTCAGCAGTACTGCTTTTCACAGTGCCGCGTACAACAGGGATGCTTCAGTTTCTGTATCTCTTTGTAACCTATAACTTCTGTACGACCATATGCTATACAGCGATCAATCTTCCATATGGAAGCCTTTCTTCAATGATGATCCGTGAATCAGCAGAGAGAGATAAACTCAGTGTATTGAGAATGGGACTGTCACCTATCGGAAAGATCGTTGCAGCAACCTGTACACTGCCGCTTGTAAAGCTTCTTGGAAATGATCAGGCTGCATGGATCAAGGTTATGAGTGTATGGGCAGTGCTTGCACTTGCACTTCTGCTTCTCTGCTTCTTCAAATGTGAGGAAAAGGTTCAGATCGAAGCAAGAAAGAAAGATGAGAAGCTTCCGATTCCGACAATGCTGAAGGCACTTTTTGCAAATCAGTATTTCTGGGCAGTAATGCTTCTGTGGACAGTACAGAGTGTATCCTTTACGATCACAGGAACCATTCTTCCGTACTACTGTAAATATATTTTCAACAATGATACATGGATGTACAGCGCACTGTTCCTTACAGAAACCCTGGTTCTGGTAGTGGGAATCTTCATCTGCTCACCGTTGATCAAGAAATTCGGAAAAAGAAATATCGCATTTGTCGGCGGATTTGTTGCACTTGGCGGCCAGATTTTGTTTTTCCTGAATCCATACAGCTTCGGCTTCATGGTTATGAGCTGTGTCACACGTGCCATCGGACTTGCTCCACTGAACGCAGTTGTATTCAGTATGGTTGGTGATGTAGTAGAGTTCGGACAGTGGAAAAACCATATCCGTCAGGAAAGTCTGATCTTTGCAGGTGGTTCCATCGGAACAAAAGTTGGCGCAGGTCTTGCCTCCGCAGTGATCACAGGTCTTTTAAGCAGTTCCGGATATGTAAGCTCATCTGCAGGAATAACTGCACAGCCGGAAACAGCACTGGAGATGATCGTTTCTCTTTATAAATTTGGACCGATCCTCATTGCAGCAGTGATCATTGTAACGCTTTTCGGATATAAGCTTGACAAAATGTATCCGGCGATCATGCAGGAGCTTACCGAGCGCGAGGCACACGGACAGTTATAA